A single genomic interval of Asterias amurensis chromosome 1, ASM3211899v1 harbors:
- the LOC139946443 gene encoding uncharacterized protein, with the protein MMLSLYITPVLLYICANKLVGCMPEEHVAEGMRKRQTQLYHEEIPRCVINNEGGLPVKISTECRQVLHQALFPDEPSSSLPHQTQLSSLAGAKFAEGPGELPVEAPLNDENGVRKITSEEGLYWLWGILGEDCDVLEELLSTMAVLIAENQTDEPQSWKEIQDIATDLDAVDLREARFQSKRKRDRQTQTTVESFPQSGQDIFNQHLTATELARLNNNLPTNPPPGRAK; encoded by the exons ATGATGTTGTCGTTGTACATTACACCGGTGCTGCTGTACATCTGTGCCAACAAACTTG TTGGATGTATGCCGGAAGAACATGTGGCAGAGGGAATGAGAAAACGCCAGACCCAGCTTTATCATGAAGAG ATTCCAAGATGTGTCATCAACAACGAAGGTGGCCTTCCAGTCAAGATAAGCACAGAATGTCGGCAGGTGTTACACCAAG CTCTGTTTCCGGACGAACCAAGCTCCTCATTGCCGCACCAGACCCAACTTTCCTCCCTCGCGGGGGCAAAATTCGCCGAAGGCCCGGGGGAGCTCCCCGTCGAAGCCCCGCTGAACGACGAGAATGGAGTCCGAAAGATAACCTCAGAGGAGGGGCTGTACTGGCTGTGGGGAATTCTCGGTGAAGACTGCGACGTTCTTGAAGAGCTCCTATCCACCATGGCTGTCCTCATTGCGGAAAATCAGACAGATGAGCCCCAAAGCTGGAAGGAAATTCAGGATATTGCGACAG ATTTAGACGCAGTTGATTTGAGAGAGGCGAGGTTCCAATCCAAGAGAAAGAGGGACAGACAGACACAAACAACAGTGGAATCTTTCCCTCAATCAGGGCAGG ATATTTTCAACCAGCACTTGACAGCAACAGAACTGGCCAGACTAAACAACAACCTACCGACTAACCCACCTCCCGGTCGGGCCAAGTAA